From a single Aquincola tertiaricarbonis genomic region:
- a CDS encoding ATP-binding protein: MKPLIDALERRLALERAARKLAQQELKDTQARLDRLLAEQEATVRARTEEARQARDEALAASNAKSAFLANMSHEIRTPLTSIIGFAELLMQPGRSMVDREEALQAIIRNGRHLLEVINDILDLAKIETQQVDLEQLDLPLPVLLRDLNALVAGRAAERGLDFQVLPQLPLPPSLRTDPVRLKQVLLNFLSNAIKFTPRGSVMLELAYLPEVPAMRFVVADTGIGMSPAQLARLFQPFTQADASTTRKFGGSGLGLYISHQLATLLGGRLSVESEPQRGSRFTLELPLPAPVPRAELLTMEGDLVDYGRGDFAITAISVPELAGRVLLAEDGIDNQRLLTAFLKQAGLGVTVAGNGKEAVELALRQDFDLILMDMQMPVMDGETAARRLRASHCKARIIALTANVMKGDVQRYRDAGCNDVLAKPVDRERFYEVIREHLGLGFEGDENEAAFQREMMQLRQAFRAGLPAQVEAIRQALRVADWGTLGRVVHTLRGTAGSFGHAALSEHAADVEIALRGSHPMRAAVLCEGLLLEATAVLRRPEPVTVAGC, translated from the coding sequence GACGCCCTGGAGCGCCGCCTGGCGCTGGAGCGGGCCGCCCGCAAGCTGGCGCAGCAGGAGCTAAAGGACACCCAGGCCCGGCTGGACCGGCTGCTGGCCGAACAGGAAGCCACGGTGCGCGCACGCACCGAAGAAGCGCGCCAGGCGCGCGACGAGGCGCTGGCCGCCAGCAATGCCAAGAGCGCCTTCCTGGCCAACATGAGCCATGAGATCCGCACGCCGCTGACTTCCATCATCGGCTTTGCCGAGCTGTTGATGCAGCCCGGCCGCAGCATGGTGGACCGCGAGGAGGCGCTGCAGGCCATCATCCGCAACGGCCGCCATCTGCTGGAGGTCATCAACGACATCCTGGACCTGGCCAAGATCGAGACGCAGCAGGTGGACCTGGAGCAGCTGGACCTGCCGCTGCCGGTGCTGCTGCGCGACCTGAACGCGCTGGTGGCCGGCCGCGCCGCCGAGCGCGGGCTGGACTTCCAGGTGCTGCCCCAGCTGCCGCTGCCGCCCAGCCTGCGCACAGACCCCGTGCGCCTGAAGCAAGTGTTGCTGAACTTCCTGAGCAACGCCATCAAGTTCACGCCGCGCGGCAGCGTGATGCTGGAGCTGGCCTACCTGCCTGAGGTGCCGGCCATGCGCTTCGTGGTGGCGGACACCGGCATCGGCATGTCGCCGGCGCAGCTGGCACGGCTGTTCCAGCCCTTCACCCAGGCCGATGCCTCGACCACGCGCAAGTTCGGCGGCTCGGGCCTGGGGCTGTACATCTCGCACCAGCTGGCCACGCTGCTGGGCGGCCGGCTGAGCGTGGAAAGCGAACCGCAGCGCGGCAGCCGCTTCACGCTGGAATTGCCGCTGCCGGCGCCGGTGCCGCGCGCCGAGCTGCTGACGATGGAAGGCGACCTGGTGGACTATGGCCGGGGCGACTTCGCGATCACGGCGATCTCGGTGCCCGAGCTGGCAGGCCGTGTGCTGCTGGCCGAGGACGGCATCGACAACCAGCGGCTGCTCACCGCCTTCTTGAAGCAGGCGGGCCTGGGCGTGACCGTGGCCGGCAACGGCAAGGAAGCGGTGGAGCTGGCCTTGCGCCAGGACTTCGACCTCATCCTCATGGACATGCAGATGCCGGTGATGGACGGCGAGACCGCCGCGCGGCGGCTGCGTGCGTCGCACTGCAAGGCGCGCATCATCGCCCTGACCGCCAACGTGATGAAGGGCGACGTGCAGCGCTACCGCGACGCCGGCTGCAACGACGTGCTGGCCAAGCCGGTGGACCGCGAGCGCTTCTACGAGGTGATCCGCGAGCACCTGGGACTGGGCTTCGAGGGCGACGAGAACGAGGCCGCCTTCCAGCGCGAGATGATGCAGCTGCGCCAGGCCTTCCGCGCCGGCCTGCCGGCGCAGGTGGAAGCCATCCGCCAGGCGCTGCGGGTGGCCGACTGGGGCACGCTGGGCCGCGTGGTGCACACCTTGCGTGGCACGGCCGGCTCCTTCGGCCATGCGGCGCTGAGCGAGCATGCCGCCGACGTGGAGATCGCGCTGCGCGGCAGCCATCCGATGCGCGCGGCCGTGCTGTGCGAAGGCCTGCTGCTGGAAGCGACGGCGGTGCTGCGCCGGCCCGAGCCGGTGACGGTGGCCGGCTGCTGA